In Neodiprion pinetum isolate iyNeoPine1 chromosome 6, iyNeoPine1.2, whole genome shotgun sequence, one genomic interval encodes:
- the ND-B22 gene encoding NADH dehydrogenase [ubiquinone] 1 beta subcomplex subunit 9, with protein sequence MSVKVPLNLVSHPRRVASLYKNALRTLESWIWIRHVYRYNAILLRQRFEKNKDIKDLRIAKQLVIDGEKELFLNQHYLPRKFANSPGGVAYEREVVLPDWIVDYWHPSEKARYPHYFARREQRKKEYIEWYNKQYPDVKENSSSGH encoded by the exons ATGTCGGTGAAGGTACCACTCAACTTGGTTTCCCACCCTCGCCGTGTCGCCAGTCTGTATAAAAACGCCCTTCGCACCCTGGAAAGTTGGATTTGGATAAGACATGTTTATCG ATATAACGCAATTTTGCTGAGGCAACGTTTTGAGAAGAACAAAGACATAAAGGATCTAAGAATTGCAAAACAACTGGTTATTGATGGCGAGAAAGAATTATTCCTTAATCAACATTACCTTCCGAGGAAATTTGCTAACTCTCCAGGAGGTGTAGCATATGAAAGAGAAGTTGTGCTACCTGATTGGATTGTTGATTACTGGCACCCATCTGAGAAAGCCAGGTACCCTCACTACTTTGCTCGCAGAGAACAGCGTAAGAAAGAATACATCGAATGGTACAATAAGCAGTATCCAGATGTGAAAGAGAATTCATCTTCAGGCcactaa